The genome window CAAAAAGGGCAGATAATATATTAGAAGCAGAAAAGATATTGGGCACGGTGCATATAGCATTTGGAGACAATGCATCTTTCGGTGGTAATGTTTCTGTCCCCTTTCACGAAGATTATATCCAATTTTATCCCACTGTAGTTTTGCACAAAGAAACAGGCAATTTTCTTCTCCTACAGGGAGGAGAATTGTGCATATAATATACTTTATACTCTTTATTTTTTCTTTCATTGTTGCTTTTATTCTATTTCCTTATCACATTAAATGTTTTGTTAGAAGGAAAATTACAGGAAAGGACATGCACAAAAAAGGTGAAAGGATGGTCCCGGAGATGGGGGGTATGGTTACCGTCTTTTCCTTTTCCTTAGGTATTGTTTTACTTATAGGATGGAAAACATTCTTACAGAAGGATCTTCCAGTAGATATTTCTTCTTTACTTTCCGTTTTGTCTGTTGTTCTTATGATAGGTTTGATAGGTGTTATGGATGATTTTTTGAATATTAGACAAAAAATTAAAGCCATTCTCCCCTTATTCGCTGCCTTGCCACTATCTGCCATTAAAGCCGGTACACCAACCATGTTTCTTCCCTTTATAGGTCAGGTTTATTTTGGTATTTTTTATCCACTTTTACTTGTTCCCATCGGTGTAACAGGTGCTTCTAATGCATGGAACATGCTGGCAGGATTTAACGGACTGGAAGTAGGAATGGGCATTGTAGCTATGATTTTTTTATCTGTTGTTGCTTACCTGGTAGGATCTACAACTGCACTCTATATTTTAGCCGTAGCATTGGGGGCGCTTTTTGCTACTTTATATTACAACTGGTACCCGGCCAAGGTTTTCATCGGTGATGCAGGAACACTATCCATAGGGGCAATTATCGCCTGCTGTGTAATTTTAGGTAATTTTGAAAAGGCAGGTGTCATTATCGTTATTCCCCATATTGTTGATTTTTTAATAAAATTGCCTCATAGGTTACCAGAGAGTTTTGGTTTGTATAAAAATGGTAAACTCTATTGCCCCAATAATAAGCCCGTAGGCTTATGTCAGCTTATTATGAAGATTTTCAAAGGCATCAGTGAAAGGAATCTAGTTTTACTCCTGATGGGTATTGAGACAATATTTGGGGTAGTAGCGGTTCTGGTTTATCTATGATTACATTTAAGATTTTGCAACAGTTTTTACTTCCCAGTGTATTTTTATTTGTATTACTTATCATTGGTTTAATTCTCTTCAGTAAAAGGATAGGGAAGATTTTAGTGATACTTTCTGTTTTTTTATATTATATCTTTTCTATTTCCCCTACTGCTGATCTAATCATTTACCCTCTGGAAGGAAAATATAGACAATGCAGGAAGCATCTAAATACAGTTGTTGTTTTAACAGGTGGTGTGAAACACGGCGATCTGCCTTTAACCAGCAAATTGAGTAAAAGCATGCTGTATAGAACAATAGAGGCATTACGCATATCTTTTGAAAACAATAAAAATGTAAGAATCATTATCTCTGGCAGAAGTCCCATGAATGAAAAGGAAAGAGAGGCAATATTTGTAGAAGAATTCATGAAGAGATTTGGTGTTCCAGAGGAAAAGATAATAGTGGATACAAGGTCAAGGAATACACGGGAAAGTGCCTTTAATTTGAAACTATCTTTAAGAAAAAAACCATTTCTTCTGGTAACCTCTGCTTATCATATGCCCCGTGCTCTATATATATTTAAGAGGTATGGCACAAATCCTATACCCTGTCCCTGCGATTTTGAGAGAGACAAACAATACAACATTTTAGATTTTTTCCCTAATCCCCGAAACTTGAGAAAATGCAACTTAGCATTTCACGAATATTTTGGCATTCTGTGGTATCATGTGGGATTTTGATGTAGTCATAATTGGAGGTGGACCTGCAGGGTGCATCTTAGCAGAAGAAATAGGAGATGAGATCTCTACCTTAGTGGTGGAGGAGGACAAAGAGATAGGAAAACCCATAAGATGTGCAGGTTTTGTCAGTGAAAGATGTATAAAGGAAGCAAATGCATACAAATCAATACTAAAACAAACCAGTAAAATAGTCATTCATTCACCTAAGAGATCCGTGGTTGTAAATACAAAGGAAAAATTATTTGTTATAAAGAGAGACAGGTTTGATCAGATTATATTCAAAAGAGCAATAAAAAGGAAAAAAGTAGAATTTGAATTAAATACAAAAGCCATAAGAAATGATGGAAATGCTATTTTTTTAAAGAATAAAGATGGATTAAAGACTGTAAGAGCAAAAGTTGTTGTAGGTGCGGATGGGGCTTTGAGCAATGTGGCAAAATGGTTTTCCTTTCCACCTGTAGGCGCACTCCTCTATGCATTTCAGACATATATACCCTACAATAAAGATGAGATAGAAGTGTTCTGGGGAAAAGATATTGTTCCTTCATTTTTTTCATGGATTATACCAGAAAATGGTACGGCGAGAGTTGGTCTGGCTTCTCAAGAAAATCCATATTTTTATTTTAAAAATTTTTTAAATAGATTTACGGATGAAAGGTTAAAGATTACAGGAGGAGTTATTCCTATTGGGGCAAGAAAAAATACGGTGAAGGGAAATGTAATACTTATAGGCGATGCGGCAGGACAGGTGAAACCCACCTCGGGAGGAGGACTGTATACCGGCGTTGTTTGTGCAAAGGAAGCAGCCAATGCAATTAAAGAGGCGATATTTTCTGAAGACATAAAAAAGCTTTCAAATTATGAAAGAAATTGGAGAAAAAAGATAGGAAAAGAACTTTATTTTGGAATGCTTATTCACAAAATAAGATGCAGGATTTCAGATGAAGAGAGAGATAGATTTGTATCTTTTGTTTCCCATTACAAAAAATTGGTAGAAGACAATGCAGATATAGATTATTTGAGTAAGATAGCAAAGAAAATATGGAGATATCCTGCTGCCTGGAATGAAATATTGCACATTATTCCTCCCTACAGGTTTATTCCTTTAATGATTCGCTCTATATTTAAGTGATATGCAGATAGAAATACTCGGCGCAGAATCATTGGGTGTCAGGGGTCTTTCCTGTTTAATAAAAACAAAGAACCGCAGAATAGTCATAGACCCCGGGGTTGCATTGGGTTATAGACGATATGGTTTACTTCCTCATCCAGTTCAAGTCGCAGCTTCTGAAATTGTAAAAGATAAAATCAGAGAAGCACTCAAAGGTGCAACAGATGTTGT of Deltaproteobacteria bacterium contains these proteins:
- a CDS encoding YdcF family protein: MITFKILQQFLLPSVFLFVLLIIGLILFSKRIGKILVILSVFLYYIFSISPTADLIIYPLEGKYRQCRKHLNTVVVLTGGVKHGDLPLTSKLSKSMLYRTIEALRISFENNKNVRIIISGRSPMNEKEREAIFVEEFMKRFGVPEEKIIVDTRSRNTRESAFNLKLSLRKKPFLLVTSAYHMPRALYIFKRYGTNPIPCPCDFERDKQYNILDFFPNPRNLRKCNLAFHEYFGILWYHVGF
- a CDS encoding NAD(P)/FAD-dependent oxidoreductase, which encodes MAFCGIMWDFDVVIIGGGPAGCILAEEIGDEISTLVVEEDKEIGKPIRCAGFVSERCIKEANAYKSILKQTSKIVIHSPKRSVVVNTKEKLFVIKRDRFDQIIFKRAIKRKKVEFELNTKAIRNDGNAIFLKNKDGLKTVRAKVVVGADGALSNVAKWFSFPPVGALLYAFQTYIPYNKDEIEVFWGKDIVPSFFSWIIPENGTARVGLASQENPYFYFKNFLNRFTDERLKITGGVIPIGARKNTVKGNVILIGDAAGQVKPTSGGGLYTGVVCAKEAANAIKEAIFSEDIKKLSNYERNWRKKIGKELYFGMLIHKIRCRISDEERDRFVSFVSHYKKLVEDNADIDYLSKIAKKIWRYPAAWNEILHIIPPYRFIPLMIRSIFK